The Zhihengliuella sp. ISTPL4 genomic interval CGGACGAGGGTCCGCGACGCGAGGGCTTCTTCCGTGACAGCCACGTATTCGTGCGGTGGGAGGAGAGGCCATCGGAGTTCCGCGGTCAGATTCGGCCGGGAGGTCGGCCCGTTCTGTGCCCAGGGCTAGCCGCGTTCACGTGCGCGCCGGAGCAGCGACTATCTGCCGTAGACCAGCGATGGCTCAAGCATCGATTTCCACGGGAGATCCCACGACCTCAAGTAGTGGAACGACCCGGACATCGCCGCCAGGGTGCTTCCGGGGCTGCACCGTCTAGCGGATGGAGCGCGGCGCCGACAGCGTGGCAGATGCGCGTTGGCCGAGTCGCTCGACAGCCCTGATCGGGGTCCCCACAACGACATTGAAGACCCTCAACCAGAACCGTTTCAGTCGCACTTCGACGAGTTGGTGCAGAGCGTACGACAGAGCCAACACTAGAACCAGCGCGAGCCCGTACATCAGCCACTTATTGCTCTCGGTCGCGAAGTGATCGAAGAATATGAACGCCAGGTGCGCGTGGAGCAAGTACAGCGGGTAGGTGAGCGCGCCAAGCAGACGGCTGTTCGGTAGCCGCCAGTCCCTCACCGGCGGAAGAATCTGAAGGATCATCACGACGAAGAATGCGGCAACTATCAGGCAGGTGATGATAGCCGATTGCTCGTACGGTCCCCCGGCCTCGTTCAATCGGTCGACGTCCGAGACCATGTAGCGGATAGCGACGTAGAAGGCCCCCAGCAAACCGGCCACCTGCCACCAGTGCCACCCGCGTCGGTGAATCGCTGAGATGATGGCGCCGGCGGCGAAGAACGAGAACAGCCCGCCCAGCAGGGGCCGAGTCGCGAGCGCCGGTGTCAGGTGCAGGACTCCGACCATGGCAATGGCCCACGCGGGGAAGAATACATCCAGCCACTTCCCGATGCGGAAGAACAAGAACAGGAACACCATGCCGTAGAAGATCAGCTCGTTGAGGAGCGTCCAGTAGACGCCATCCACCAGGGGCTGATCGAAGACACTCGGAGCCATGGTGAGGTTCGCGACGACCTGCACGAGCGTGACCCTCATTTCAGGAGCACCCCACATCGCAGTCACCACAGCCGTAAGGAGCATCGCGACCCAGAATGCGGGATAAAGCCGGACCCCGCGGCGGACGGCGAAGTCCGACGCAGCACGTCCGTGAGCGGATATCGCGATAACAAATCCACTGATCATGAAGAACAGGTCAACGCCGAGGTATCCATAGGCGGCGACCGGAGCCACTGGGCTGTACGAGACTGTCGACATCATCCCGGTCTCGATGCCGCGGTACAACCAGTGATAGGCGAGCACGGCGAACGCCGCGAGGAACCGCAGATAATCCAGAAGCTCGAATCGCGGTCCGAGCGCGCTGCTCGGGCTGACGGAGACCATCGCCCCACTATGGCATAGCCCTGTGAAGGCTATGATCGCTCACGATGCACACGATGACGGCGGAGATGAACGCGTCGACGCGGCCGGTCGAACGCTCCCGCGCCGCGACGTTCACGGTTACCATCCTGGCTCTCGCAACGTTCGGCCCATATCTGCTCCAGAGCATGCGCACCGAACAGGCAGCCGTTTACGGTTTGACTCTCCTGTTCCTCCCGATCGTGTTCTTCCGGTTCCGGCCCGAAGGCGGGCTGCGGTTCCTCCTTCCCTGGGTCGGGTACGTGGTCGTCGCGACTCTCGCGGTGATAGCACCGAGCGCCAAGCCGATGCCGTACGACGCTGGCTCTCTGCTGGGCGGCCTCGACAACATCCTGGCTCCCCTCGCGATCATGCTCCTCATCTGGTCCGTCGTTCCAGAGCGTGACGCCGAAGGTCTACTCAAACGGTTCTGCAAGATCGTTGCCGTCGCCATGGCAATCAACGGAGCGATAGCGATCCTTTCCACGCGCGTCGAAGTGACCGACTACATGCGCCCTTTCTGGGCCAATGAGGACAGCACAACCACGGCGGACCTCGCCGCGCAGCTTGGGCGCTACTCAGGCATCTTCAATCTGCCTTCCGAGGCAGGCGCGATGTACGGCGTTGCGGGTCTCGCCGCGATCTATGCGTGGAGTAACCGTCCGGCGCTCGTCGCTCTCCTCGTCACCCTGATGACTCTTGGCGGCCTCATCAGCGTGTCCAAGGTCTTCATCTTCGGCGGGCTTCCCTTCATCGTCATCTACTGGTTCTGGTCGCAACGCGGAGGCCGCAAGGTCGCTGCCCTCTTTGGCCTCGTGCTCATTGCTCTGGGCGTGGTGCAGTCCGGGCTGTTCTCCGAGTGGACCGGTGCGAACTACCTGGGCCGGCTCTTCGTCACGTCGAGCGACCAAGGTTTCCTCGAGCTATACAGTGCTGGCCGCTTCGACAGCGACTCGACCTTCAACACAGTGATCAACCAGGCACTGGCTTACAACCCGCTCACGGGGGCGGGAGCTGCCGGCTGGAAGATCCCCTACGACGGAGCGATCGCTGAGGCACTGATCGTTGGCGGCGTGATCGGCCTGATCCTGCTCAGCATCGTCATACTGTCGATCTTCTCCCTGGCGCGAGGACTCGACAGGTCGGGGCAGTGGTTCGCTTTCCTGCTCGGCGCAGTGACAGTCGCCGGCTCGCTCGGGTTCTCCCCGCTCACCGCGAACCGCATCTCTACCGTCACCTGGGTCATCGTCACGCTCCTCGTCCTGGTTGCCCGGGACCGCAAGCATCGGACCGAACCCAGCGACGCTGAAGCGCCTATGCTGACGGCATGGACTGGACCGACTTCGCAGGGCCGATCGTCCCGATAGGGGCCGGCGCCGCCGTGCTCTCCGCGGGTCCCGATCCTTGGGGAGTAGTCCTCGGGGTCGTGCTGATCGTCACCGGCCTGGTGATGTTCGAACGCCTCCGTCATCACGACGCCGGCAACACCGGCGACGAGTGACTGAGAGAGACAGAAAGCAGCTCAGCTTCGCCGTCGTTTCCGAGCTCACCGATGGCGGCCAGCCTCGTTGCTCCAGCCGAGCCGCCGGTGCAGTACTGGATCGCTCTGCCGTCCGCGAGCCTCCACCGGGCGCCAGCCGCCACCGCCGTAGACGGCGCCCAGGTCGCGCTGGGCAGGGCGCCGTTGGCCGTCTGTAGCCACCCACGCGGTCCCCATGGCCGGTGCGGAGGCGCCCCATTGCATGCCGCGGCGGAGAGCCCTCGCTGGGCGCAGATCCGCTCAGGTACTCTTCCGGCGCCCCAGGTGCTCTTGAAGCACTGCGCGAACTCTCCAGGGGATTCAAATCGTGCGTCGACCCGCCCGCTGACAGAGCGCATATTGGCACGAAGGTAAGGGCGTGCAGAACATGCTCCGGCACGAGCCCGCCGCGATGAACCTCGACGCATACGTGGATCGTTTCGACGACGATCTCGACAGCGTCGCCGAGGTGTTCTGCCGACCGGGTGAACGCAAAAAATCCCCGCGTTCCCATATTGACGTATGGGAACGCGGGGGCTTTGTATGTGACAGCGACCTGGTGGAGCTGGGGGGAATCGAACCCCCGTCCAACGCTGAGTCTCCACGCCTTCTCCGGGCGCAGTCTGTGGAAGCGTTCTGCTCGGCTCCGACCTTTGTCACAGACACCTAAGTCGACGAGCCCAGCCTGGGAAGAGTCCCACGTGACGTCCAGACGCCGTCACGCAGCAAGATTCCTAGATGACGCCAGGATCCGTATCGGAATCACATACGGTCTGACGGACTATCGGGCTCGCTTAGGCAGCGAGGGCGAAGTCGTTGCGCTTGGTTTCGGCAACTATTGTTTTGCAGAGGGCGTTTACGAGATAACTCTGCATCCTCGGCCCGCTTCTCGTGGATTCACAGGCGCTGTCGAAACCGATCAGCCCCGTGGTCCTTCTCTCGAAGGAGCCGCTGTCACACTGTGGAATTGTCAGTCCCGGATGACGAGCACCCGAGCATCACAGGATACAACGTTCTCGGCTCGCTCGCCATTCCCCGCCCCCGATACCCGTCGCGTAGAGTCGCCCCATGAGCGATGTGACAGTCACCGTCCGCGGCGAGCACGAGGCGCGTCTGGCTCCGGAGCGCGCCACCGTCCGCGTCACGGTACGTGCCGAGGGCCCCGACCGCACCGCGGTCGTCGACCATGTGATGCGCCTGGCAGAGCCGGTGCGGAGCAGCATCGTGGGGCGGGTGGACACGGGCTCCGCTCTCGACTGGAGCAGCACCAGGCTCGCGGTCCGTGCGGAGCGTCCCTGGAACGCAGACGGTAAGCGTCTGGCCCCCGTGCACTACGCGAGCATCGACGTGACCGCGACCTTCGCGGAGGCCTCGGAACTGTCCGTCTGGATCTCCGACATCTCCGCGTGGGACGGCGTCGAGATCGGCGGGGTCGACTGGCACCTCACCCCCGAGACCCGGGTCCGTGTGGAGCGTGAGGTCGCCACCCAGGCCGTCGGCGTCGCGGTGACGCGCGCCGAGGCGTACGCCACGGCCCTGGGGCTCACCACTGTGACACCCGCGGAGATCGCCGACACGGGCCTTCTCTCGACCGTTGCCTCCGCTCCGGGTGCTCCGTTGGGGAAGGCGCGCGGTACGGTCGCTTTCGCGGCCGACACCGCGCCCGCCATGGAATACGAACCGCAGGACATCATCCTCACGGCGACTGTCGAGGCGCGCTTCCTCGCTCGCTGACCCCTGCCCTCAGTCGCTGACGACGAACGGAGCGAGGTCGGCGGCGAGACGCTCGGACACGTGCGCGTGAACGGCCGTGCCCGCTTCCTGATGCTCGACCGACAGCAGCATCCCGGTCTCGTGGATCGCCGCGACGAGGTCACCGCGCTCGTAGGGGATCACGGCGTGAAGCTCGACGGCGGGCTTGGGCAGCGCCTCTTCGATCGCTGCACGGAGCTCGACGATGCCCTCCCCGGATCGCGACGACACGAAGTGCGCCCGCGGCTCCAGGCCGCGCAGCACGAGCCGCTCGTCCTCGGGGATGAGGTCGGCCTTATTGAAGACGACGATCTCCGGCATGTCGCGCACGCCGACGTCGCCCATCACGTCCCGCACGGTCTGCAACTGGCCGGCCGGGTCAGGGTGCGAGCCGTCGACCACATGCAGCACGACGTCCGCGTCGCCGACCTCCTCGAGAGTGGAGCGGAAGGCTTCGACGAGCTGGTGCGGCAGGTTGCGCACGAACCCGACCGTGTCGGTGAGCGTGTACACGCGACCGTCCTCGGTCTCCGAGCGGCGTACCGTCGCGTCGAGGGTGGCGAACAGCGCGTTCTCGACGAGCACGCCCGCGCTCGTCAGGGCATTGAGCAGACTCGACTTTCCCGCGTTCGTGTACCCGGCGATGGCCACGGACGGGATCGTGTTCCGCTTGCGCTCGGCGCGCTTCGCCTCACGCGCAGGCGCGAAGTCGCGGATCTGCTTGCGCAGCAGCGCCATCTTGGTGCGGATGCGTCGACGATCGAGCTCGATCTTCGTCTCACCAGGACCACGCGAGCCCATACCGGCGCCACCGGCGCCGACCTGTCCACCGGCCTGGCGGCTCATCGACTCACCCCAACCGCGGAGACGCGGCAGCAGGTACTCGAGCTGCGCGAGCTCGACCTGGGCCTTGCCCTCACGGCTCTTGGCGTGCTGGCTGAAGATGTCGAGGATCACGGTGGTGCGGTCGATCACCTTCACCTTCACGACGTCCTCCAGCGCACGCCGCTGGCTGGGCGCCAACTCGGTGTCGGCGATGACGGTGTCCGCGCCGACGGCCGCGACGATGTCCTTCAGCTCCTGGGCCTTGCCGCGTCCGAGGTAGGTGGCGGCGTCCGGATGCGGACGGCGCTGCAGGACACCGTCGAGCACGACCGCGCCTGCCGTCTCCGCGAGCGCGGCGAGTTCGCGCAACGAGTTCTCCGCGTCCTCCTGTGCCCCCTGCGGGTACACGCCCACGAGCACGACGTTCTCGAGGCGGAGCTGCCGGTACTCGACCTCGGTGACGTCTTCGAGCTCGGTGGAGAGACCGCCCACGCGCCGCAGCGCATGCCGATCCTCGAGGTCCCACTGGTCGCCGTCCGCCGTCGAGTGGGCGGCCGTCGCTTCGTCCTGGAGCGCCTGTGCGGCGCCGAACATGCGCACCTCGGAGCGCTTCTCTGCGTTCGCCAGCACGCGCTCGACCGTCTGGTCGTCGGTGGAGGGTGTCTTCGTCTCCGTCATCCGTTCCTGTCTCTGGTTTCCTCGCGAGCCTTAACCTTAGCCCGCGCCGTCCGGTACGCTCACCGTATGGGGTCCGACCACTACTTCACTGCGGCCCCGGCTAGCCCCGAGAACCTGCGCAAGATCCGCGTATCCCTGGCAGGCCGTGAGCTCGAAGTGACCACCGCGGGTGGCGTCTTCAGCCCGGATCGACTCGACGCCGGCACCGCAGTGCTCCTCGCCAACATGCCTCCCGTTCCTCCCGGAGGTCATCTTCTCGATCTCGGCAGCGGATGGGGACCGATCTCCCTGTCGATGGCGCTGGCCTCGCCGCACGCGACCGTCTGGGCGGTCGACGTGAACGAGCGGGCTCTGGACCTCGTGCGACGCAACGCCGCAGCCCTCGGCCTCACCAATGTCAACGCCTCGCTGCCCGAAGATGTTCCCGCCGACGTGACCTTCCGCACGATCCGGTCGAACCCGCCGATCAGGGTCGGGAAGAACGAGCTCCACGGACTACTGGAGAAGTGGATCCCGCGACTCGACGAACGCAGCGATGCATGGCTCGTCGTCCAGCGGAACCTCGGCGCCGATTCCCTGCAGCGCTGGATCGGGGCGACCTTCCAGCCCGGCTACAGCGTCTTCCGCACGGCGACCGGCAAGGGCTATCGCATCCTCAAGGTGCGCAAGCACGGAACGCCTCCGACGGAACCGATCGCCGTCGTCTGAGACCTGATCGCCGCCCTCAGGCCAGATCGACTTCGCCCTGGTAGACGAGCTTCGCCGGTCCGGACAGCGCGACGTGCTCCCCGTCTTCGGCGGGGAACATCCGGACACCGAGGGTGCCGCCCGGCACCTCGACCTGCCAGTTGTCTGGGGCCTGGGCACCGGCCCAGTACCGCACGGCGAGAGCGGTGGCGGCGACCCCGGTGCCGCAGCTCAGTGTCTCGCCGACCCCGCGCTCGAAGACCCGCATCCGCACATGCCCGATGCCGTCGCGCACGAGCGGCTCGCCGGGGACCACGAACTCGACGTTGGCACCAGCGGTCGGGGACGGCTCCAGTTCGGGCGTCCGCGTGAGTTCCAGTAGCCCGAGTTCCGCATCGGAGGCCAGCGCCACGACCACGTGTGGGTTGCCAACATCGATGCCGAGTCCCGGACGGGTGACGGTCAGCCCGTCCGCGCGCACCAGTGGGTCGTCCCCCGACAGCTTCCAGGCACCGAGGTCGACCTGATAGCCGCTCACGCTGCGCGTGACGTCCCGCACCCCGGCTCTCGTGCCGATCGGAAGAGTGCTGCCCGGCTCGATGACGGCGAGTCCGGACCGGACGAGATAGTGGGCGAAGACGCGGATGCCGTTGCCGCACATCTCCGCGATGGAGCCGTCCGCGTTGCGATAGTCCATGAACCACTCGGCATCCGGCTCTTCCGCCAGGGCCGCTGCGCCCTCGGGGATCGCGGACGACCGCACCACTCGCAGCACACCATCCGCGCCGATACCGAAATGACGATCGCAGAGCACGGCCACCTGCTCCGCCGTCAGCTCCAGCTGGCCGTCGGGGTCGGCGATGATGATGAAGTCGTTGCCGGTACCGTGCCCCTTGGTGAATGCGACCATGGGACCAGTCTAGGGAGCGGTCGACACTGCCCTGCGCGGTGTGACCCGATAGCGTCCGCAGAGGAAGCTGCGGTTGCGGGCCACCTCGATCAGTTCGAGGTCGAGACGCCGCGGCAGCAGAGGAGCCCCGGCCCCGAGCGTCACCGGTGCGTACTGCACCCAGACCTCGTCCAGCAGTCCGGCGTCGGCGAACTGCCCGGCGACGTCTCCCCCGCCGACCACCCAGAGGTCTTTGCCGTCCGCCGCGTCGAGCATGGCGCTGTGCACGTCCCGGACGTCGGCACTCGTCACGCGGATATCGGCCTCCGCCGGCACCGTGAGGTCGCGATGCGACAGCACCCAGGTGGGCTGCGTGTACGCCCAGCGACCTTCCTCATGGCGCATGACCCACTCGAACGTCGACGCACCCATCACCAACGCACCGATGTTCTTCTCGAAGGTGGGGTACGCCATCGGACCTTCCATGTCGATGTCCTGGGTCAGCAGCCAATCCAGGGAATGCTCGGTGGTGGCGATGAAGCCGTCCAGACTGGACGCGGTGAAGTAGTGAGTGGCCATGCGCGCATCCTCGCACGGGCTACCGACATCGGGTCAGTCCCCCAGCAGGTCGGCGACGGCCACCGGCGGCGTCTTCCATTCCAGCTCCGGGTAGCGCTTGAACCACGACACCTGCCGACGCGCATAGCGTCGGGTGAGCGCCTGGGTCTCAGCGATCGCCTCTTCTGCGGTGGAGCGTCCGTCGAGCTGCGCAAGCGCCTGGGCGTAACCGATGGCTCTGGAGGCCGTGGTCCCCCGCTCCAGGCCCTCCTCCCGCAGTCGGGCGACCTCGGCCACCAGCCCGTCGTCCCACATCCGACGGACCCGAGCGTCCAGGCGGGCGACGAGCTCGGAGCGGTCCACGTGCAGACCGATCACGCGTGTGTGCGGATGCCAGAGCGTCGGCTTCTCGGGCAGAGCCGCACCGCGCGTGGCGCTTCCCTGTTCGACGACCTCGAGAGCGCGGATCACCCGCCGGCCGTTGCGTGGGTCGACCCGAGCGGCGGCCTCCGGATCGCGTTCCCGCAGTCGCTGCACGAGCGTCTCGACACCATCGCGGTCGAGCTCCTGCTCCAGGCGCTCGCGGATGGCGGGGTCTCTGGGCGGGAAGTGGAACTCGTACACGACGCTGGACACGTACAATCCCGACCCGCCGACCAGGATCGCATCACCGCCCACCGCATGGATGCGCTGTACCGCCTCTCTCGCAAGCGGCTGGTACCAGGCGACGGCCGCCTCCTCTGCGACCTCTCGCACGTCGAGGAGATGATGCGGGACGCCACGTCGCTCCGACGCCGGAACTTTCGCGGTGCCGATGTCCATCCCGCGATAGAGCTGCATGGCGTCGGCGTTGACGATCTCCGCCGGATTGCCACGGCGACGAAGCTCTTCCGCGAGATCGAGCGCGAGATCGCTCTTTCCCGTGCCGGTCGCGCCGACGACGGCCCAGAGCCGTGGCGCGGTCACACTCCGACGCGGAGGGTCGGCAGACCGAGGGAGACGGCGCGCGGCGCACCGTCGCTCGGAGCCGGCACGGCGCACGACTCGGCCTGCGCACGATCCCAGGCGTCGCCGCCGCGCGTCCGGCGGATGCGGAGCGGTGCGCCGGTCGGGTCGTCGGCCAGAAGGTGGAACGGCGCGGCGTGCGTCACGGTCACCGTGACGACATCTCCGGGTCGCGGCTGCTCAGAGCCCGGGGTCACCTCGAAGTGCACGAGACGGTTGTCCTCGGCGCGACCGGTGAGACGACGGGTCTCCGTGTCCTTCTTCCCCTCGCCGGTGGAGACGAGCACCTCGATCTCGCGCCCGACCTGCTTCTGGTTCTCCTCGAGCGAAATACGCTCCTGGAGCGCGATCAGCCGGTCGTAGCGCGCCTGCACGACCTCCTTCGGCACCTGGTCCGGCATGGTTGCCGCCGGGGTCCCCTCGCGGATCGAGTACTGGAAGGTGAAGGCCCCCGAGAACCGGGACTGCTCGACGACGCGCATGGTGTCCTCGAAGTCCTCTTCGGTCTCCCCCGGGAAGCCGACGATGATGTCGGTCGTGATGGCCGCGTGCGGGATACGCTCGCGGACCCGGTCCAGGATGCCGAGGAAACGCTCGCTGCGGTACGAGCGTCGCATAGCCTTGAGGATCCGATCGCTGCCGGACTGCAGCGGCATGTGGAGCTGCGGCATGACCGCGGGGGTCTCCGCCATCGCGTCGATCACGTCGTCCGTGAAGGCGGCGGGGTGCGGACTCGTGAAGCGGATACGCTCCAGCCCTTCGATCTCACCCGCGGCGCGGAGAAGCTTGCCGAACGCCTGACGATCCCCGAACTCGACGCCGTACGAGTTGACGTTCTGTCCGAGAAGGGTCACCTCGATGGCACCGTCCTCGACGAGCAGCCGGATCTCGTTGAGGATGTCGCCCGGGCGGCGGTCCTTCTCCTTGCCTCGGAGGCTGGGGACGATGCAGAACGTGCACGTGTTGTTGCAGCCGACGGAGATCGACACCCAACCGCTATGGGCGGAGTCGCGTTTGGTGGGCAGTGTCGAGGGGAACACCTCGAGGGATTCGAGGATCTCGAGCTCGGCGTCGCCGTTGTGTCGGGCGCGTTCCAGCAGGCCGGGGAGCGAGCCCATGTTGTGCGTGCCGAAGACCACGTCGACCCAGGGCGCCTTGTCGAGCACGGCCTGCTTGTCCATCTGCGCCAGGCAGCCCCCGACGGCGATCTGCATGCCCGCCTTGCGGCGCTTGACGGCAGCCAGGTGCCCGAGCGTCCCGTAGAGCTTCCCTGCCGCGTTGTCGCGGACGGCACAGGTGTTGATGATCACCACGTCGGCCTCGCTCCCGGCCTCCGCACGGACGTAGCCGGCGCTCTCGAGCGAGCCCGACAGGCGTTCGGAGTCGTGGACGTTCATCTGGCAACCGAACGTGCGCACTTCGTAGGATCGCTGGCGCCCATCGTCGTCGACGGCCGCGGACGACGCGCTGATGATCGTCGGTTCACTGCGGGGGATAGTCATGATCCCTCCATTGTACGAGCGTCGCCGCGCGCCGATCGCGTGGCCGTCAGTCGGAATCCACGAACCGGACGCCGGAGGCCCCGCCGCCGAACGATGCCTCCCGCAGCGCCGTCTTCGCCGCGTTCATGGCGACCGATCCCCCGTACCCGCGGCGGGACAGCTGTCCGACCAGGCGGCGAAGAGCCGCGTCGGGATCGAGCCGACTCATCGAACGAGCCTTCGTCCTTGCGAACTCCAGCGCCCGCTCCGCATCATCGTCCGGCAGTTCGTCCAGAGCGGCATCGATGACGTCACGAGGAATGCCCCGCTGGGCCAGCGCTCGAGACAGGGCGACCCGCCCCTGGCCTTTGCGTTCGACGCCCGCCGTGACGAGGAGCTCAGCGAGTACGGCGTCATCGAGATAACCACGTCGTGCGAAATCCTCGATGACATCGTCGATCGCGTCGGCGGCGAGTCCGTGTCCCTTCAGTACCAAGCGAGCTTCGGAAACGGACAGCGAGCGTGTACGCAGCTTCCGCACCAACGACTCTTCGGCCGTCGCACGGATCTCGGCCTCGGAGGCGACGCTGTCGCCCGCCTCTCCCCCGTCGCCGGGGGTGCCGAGAGCACGCAGCCTGGCCTTGGCCGGACCGGATGCCGCAGCGCGGGCCGACCCTCCCCGAGCGGGATGACGCGCGCTCGGCGAGCCGTCGCCGCCGGAGAACGGCGGCCGTCCTTTCGCAGGCTCATCCCACGTCGAGCGCCACGCGTCGGGATCGTCGGCCGACGGCCTCGCGTCGCTCCGCTCACGGCGCGCTTCCGTGTTTGCGCGTTTCGCGTCCATGTCGCCGGAACGGGAGGCTCCGCCGAAGAGAGGGATGATGGGGGCGATCCGTTCGGAATCGCCCCCACGCTGATCACTCATCAGGCCGGGCGACGCTCGGCCAGCTCGTCAGCACCCGGAGCTGCGGCCGGGCCACCGATGCCGAGCTTCTGCTTGATCTGGCTTTCGATGGCCAACGCGATGTCGGCGTTGTTGAGCAGGAACGTCCGAGCGTTCTCCTTGCCCTGACCCAGCTGATCACCGTCGTAGGTGTACCACGATCCGGACTTCTTGACGATGCCGTGCTCGACTCCGAAGTCGATCAAGCTGCCCTCGCGAGAGATACCGACGCCGTAGAGG includes:
- the miaB gene encoding tRNA (N6-isopentenyl adenosine(37)-C2)-methylthiotransferase MiaB: MTIPRSEPTIISASSAAVDDDGRQRSYEVRTFGCQMNVHDSERLSGSLESAGYVRAEAGSEADVVIINTCAVRDNAAGKLYGTLGHLAAVKRRKAGMQIAVGGCLAQMDKQAVLDKAPWVDVVFGTHNMGSLPGLLERARHNGDAELEILESLEVFPSTLPTKRDSAHSGWVSISVGCNNTCTFCIVPSLRGKEKDRRPGDILNEIRLLVEDGAIEVTLLGQNVNSYGVEFGDRQAFGKLLRAAGEIEGLERIRFTSPHPAAFTDDVIDAMAETPAVMPQLHMPLQSGSDRILKAMRRSYRSERFLGILDRVRERIPHAAITTDIIVGFPGETEEDFEDTMRVVEQSRFSGAFTFQYSIREGTPAATMPDQVPKEVVQARYDRLIALQERISLEENQKQVGREIEVLVSTGEGKKDTETRRLTGRAEDNRLVHFEVTPGSEQPRPGDVVTVTVTHAAPFHLLADDPTGAPLRIRRTRGGDAWDRAQAESCAVPAPSDGAPRAVSLGLPTLRVGV
- a CDS encoding dihydrofolate reductase family protein; this encodes MATHYFTASSLDGFIATTEHSLDWLLTQDIDMEGPMAYPTFEKNIGALVMGASTFEWVMRHEEGRWAYTQPTWVLSHRDLTVPAEADIRVTSADVRDVHSAMLDAADGKDLWVVGGGDVAGQFADAGLLDEVWVQYAPVTLGAGAPLLPRRLDLELIEVARNRSFLCGRYRVTPRRAVSTAP
- the miaA gene encoding tRNA (adenosine(37)-N6)-dimethylallyltransferase MiaA, with translation MTAPRLWAVVGATGTGKSDLALDLAEELRRRGNPAEIVNADAMQLYRGMDIGTAKVPASERRGVPHHLLDVREVAEEAAVAWYQPLAREAVQRIHAVGGDAILVGGSGLYVSSVVYEFHFPPRDPAIRERLEQELDRDGVETLVQRLRERDPEAAARVDPRNGRRVIRALEVVEQGSATRGAALPEKPTLWHPHTRVIGLHVDRSELVARLDARVRRMWDDGLVAEVARLREEGLERGTTASRAIGYAQALAQLDGRSTAEEAIAETQALTRRYARRQVSWFKRYPELEWKTPPVAVADLLGD
- the dapF gene encoding diaminopimelate epimerase is translated as MVAFTKGHGTGNDFIIIADPDGQLELTAEQVAVLCDRHFGIGADGVLRVVRSSAIPEGAAALAEEPDAEWFMDYRNADGSIAEMCGNGIRVFAHYLVRSGLAVIEPGSTLPIGTRAGVRDVTRSVSGYQVDLGAWKLSGDDPLVRADGLTVTRPGLGIDVGNPHVVVALASDAELGLLELTRTPELEPSPTAGANVEFVVPGEPLVRDGIGHVRMRVFERGVGETLSCGTGVAATALAVRYWAGAQAPDNWQVEVPGGTLGVRMFPAEDGEHVALSGPAKLVYQGEVDLA
- a CDS encoding regulatory protein RecX is translated as MDAKRANTEARRERSDARPSADDPDAWRSTWDEPAKGRPPFSGGDGSPSARHPARGGSARAAASGPAKARLRALGTPGDGGEAGDSVASEAEIRATAEESLVRKLRTRSLSVSEARLVLKGHGLAADAIDDVIEDFARRGYLDDAVLAELLVTAGVERKGQGRVALSRALAQRGIPRDVIDAALDELPDDDAERALEFARTKARSMSRLDPDAALRRLVGQLSRRGYGGSVAMNAAKTALREASFGGGASGVRFVDSD
- a CDS encoding class I SAM-dependent methyltransferase, giving the protein MGSDHYFTAAPASPENLRKIRVSLAGRELEVTTAGGVFSPDRLDAGTAVLLANMPPVPPGGHLLDLGSGWGPISLSMALASPHATVWAVDVNERALDLVRRNAAALGLTNVNASLPEDVPADVTFRTIRSNPPIRVGKNELHGLLEKWIPRLDERSDAWLVVQRNLGADSLQRWIGATFQPGYSVFRTATGKGYRILKVRKHGTPPTEPIAVV
- a CDS encoding SIMPL domain-containing protein → MSDVTVTVRGEHEARLAPERATVRVTVRAEGPDRTAVVDHVMRLAEPVRSSIVGRVDTGSALDWSSTRLAVRAERPWNADGKRLAPVHYASIDVTATFAEASELSVWISDISAWDGVEIGGVDWHLTPETRVRVEREVATQAVGVAVTRAEAYATALGLTTVTPAEIADTGLLSTVASAPGAPLGKARGTVAFAADTAPAMEYEPQDIILTATVEARFLAR
- a CDS encoding acyltransferase family protein, which codes for MVSVSPSSALGPRFELLDYLRFLAAFAVLAYHWLYRGIETGMMSTVSYSPVAPVAAYGYLGVDLFFMISGFVIAISAHGRAASDFAVRRGVRLYPAFWVAMLLTAVVTAMWGAPEMRVTLVQVVANLTMAPSVFDQPLVDGVYWTLLNELIFYGMVFLFLFFRIGKWLDVFFPAWAIAMVGVLHLTPALATRPLLGGLFSFFAAGAIISAIHRRGWHWWQVAGLLGAFYVAIRYMVSDVDRLNEAGGPYEQSAIITCLIVAAFFVVMILQILPPVRDWRLPNSRLLGALTYPLYLLHAHLAFIFFDHFATESNKWLMYGLALVLVLALSYALHQLVEVRLKRFWLRVFNVVVGTPIRAVERLGQRASATLSAPRSIR
- the hflX gene encoding GTPase HflX, whose translation is MTETKTPSTDDQTVERVLANAEKRSEVRMFGAAQALQDEATAAHSTADGDQWDLEDRHALRRVGGLSTELEDVTEVEYRQLRLENVVLVGVYPQGAQEDAENSLRELAALAETAGAVVLDGVLQRRPHPDAATYLGRGKAQELKDIVAAVGADTVIADTELAPSQRRALEDVVKVKVIDRTTVILDIFSQHAKSREGKAQVELAQLEYLLPRLRGWGESMSRQAGGQVGAGGAGMGSRGPGETKIELDRRRIRTKMALLRKQIRDFAPAREAKRAERKRNTIPSVAIAGYTNAGKSSLLNALTSAGVLVENALFATLDATVRRSETEDGRVYTLTDTVGFVRNLPHQLVEAFRSTLEEVGDADVVLHVVDGSHPDPAGQLQTVRDVMGDVGVRDMPEIVVFNKADLIPEDERLVLRGLEPRAHFVSSRSGEGIVELRAAIEEALPKPAVELHAVIPYERGDLVAAIHETGMLLSVEHQEAGTAVHAHVSERLAADLAPFVVSD